Proteins from one Cicer arietinum cultivar CDC Frontier isolate Library 1 chromosome 3, Cicar.CDCFrontier_v2.0, whole genome shotgun sequence genomic window:
- the LOC101511963 gene encoding pyruvate kinase 1, cytosolic isoform X1 has protein sequence MSVARFDFSWGDSEYHQQTLENLKESIKSTKKLCAVMLDTVGAEMQVVNKNETSISLQADSQVVLTPDQGQEASSEILPINFDGLAKSVKKGDTIFVGQYLFTGSETTSVWLEVAEISGQDVVCTIKNSATLAGALFTLHASQIHIDLPTLTEKDKEVISTWGVKNKIDFLSLSYTRHAEDVREAREFLSKLGDLSQTQIFAKIENVEGLTHFDEILQEADGIILSRGNLGIDLPPEKVFYFQKSALYKCNMAGKPAVLTRVVDSMTDNLRPTRAEATDVANAVLDGSDAILLGAETLRGLYPVETISTVGKICSEAEKVFNQDLYFKKTVKFVGEPMTHLESIASSAVRAAIKVKASVIICFTSSGRAARLIAKYRPTMPVLSVVIPRLKTNQLKWSFSGAFEKKPLWHRKFISNVVSWFQDQSPTLLWESLFTTNARQSLIVRGLFPMLADPRHPAESTSASNESILKVALDHGKASGVIKPHDRVVICQKVGDASVVKIIELED, from the exons ATGTCtg TGGCTCGTTTTGATTTCTCTTGGGGTGACTCTGAATATCACCAACAGACTTTGGAGAATTTGAAGGAGTCTATTAAGAGTACTAAGAAGCTCTGTGCT GTTATGTTGGACACAGTGGGTGCTGAGATGCAGGTTGTTAACAAAAACGAGACATCAATTTCGCTTCAGGCTGATAGTCAGGTTGTTTTAACTCCTGATCAGGGACAAGAAGCTTCTTCAGAGATATTGCCTATCAATTTTGATGGATTGGCCAAG TCAGTGAAGAAGGGAGACACCATTTTCGTTGGTCAATACTTGTTCACAGGAAGTGAAACTACTTCTGTATGGCTAGAG GTAGCTGAAATTTCAGGGCAGGATGTTGTTTGTACTATAAAAAATTCGGCAACGTTGGCTGGGGCATTGTTTACCTTGCATGCCTCTCAAATTCATATTGATTTGCCTACCCTCACTGAGAAAGACAAAGAG GTTATTAGCACCTGGggagtaaaaaacaaaattgactTTCTATCATTGTCATATACTAGGCATGCTGAAGATGTTCGCGAG GCACGTGAATTCCTTTCGAAATTAGGTGATCTCAGTCAGACTCAAATTTTTGCAAAGATTGAAAATGTTGAG GGATTGACCCATTTTGATGAGATTCTACAAGAAGCAGATGGCATTATTCTTTCCCGTGGGAATTTGGGTATTGATCTTCCACCAGAGAAG gtattttattttcaaaagtctgCCCTTTACAAGTGTAATATGGCTGGGAAGCCTGCTGTGCTCACACGTGTTGTTGATAGCATGACCGACAACTTAAGGCCAACTCGTGCGGAAGCTACGGATGTCGCCAATGCTGTTTTAGATG GAAGTGATGCAATACTTCTGGGTGCGGAGACTTTACGTGGGTTATACCCTGTTGAGACTATTTCTACAGTTGGCAAGATTTGTTCAGAA GCTGAGAAAGTTTTCAATCAAGACCTTTATTTTAAGAAGACAGTCAAATTTGTGGGAGAACCCATGACCCATTTAGAATCCATTGCATCCTCTGCG GTAAGAGCAGCTATTAAGGTGAAGGCCTCAGTTATCATTTGCTTCACTTCATCTGGACGGGCTGCAAG ATTGATAGCAAAGTATAGGCCAACGATGCCGGTTCTCTCTGTTGTGATACCCAGACTCAAGACAAATCAGCTAAAATGGAGCTTTAGTGGAGCTTTTGAG aaaaaaccGTTGTGGCACAGAAAGTTTATATCGAACGTTGTTTCTTGGTTCCAGGACCAATCACCAACTCTTTTGTGGGAAAGCTTATTTACTACTAAC GCAAGGCAATCACTTATTGTAAGAGGTCTTTTTCCCATGCTTGCTGATCCTCGACATCCT GCTGAATCAACAAGTGCGAGTAACGAGTCTATTCTCAAGGTAGCACTTGATCATGGAAAAGCATCAGGAGTTATAAAGCCCCATGATAGAGTTGTTATTTGTCAGAAAGTTGGTGATGCTTCTGTGGTTAAGATTATCGAGCTCGAAGATTAA
- the LOC101494258 gene encoding uncharacterized protein, whose product METNGPSSGIFPTINNGFLGLENPLKQQQQQQQNLQNQHTLHHHQMVSYTNHHDNDQPIKQNYPYSSKTNKPQQITLSDEDEPCFGAEETTSSDPKRKGSPWHRMKWTDSMVRLLIMAVYYIGDEAGGSEGIIINDKKKSTTGLLQKKGKWKSVSKGMMEKGYYVSPQQCEDKFNDLNKRFKRVNDILGKGTACRVVENQSLLDTMDLTPKMKEEARKLLNSKHLFFREMCAYHNSCGHGSNNLQQQSSIEAQPQPQQHHQQQQKCLHSSNGMLKLKRRSGEEEEEEDEDDEWEEENDSEEEEEEEDELSFEGGSGSKGHHDQEDENNNNIDHIRKKTRKVSSHLMQQLSSEVMNVLQDGVKSNWEKKQWMKKREVQLAEQQINYHVEAFEIEKQRLKWAKFSGNKEREIERHKLENEGKRLEIDRMVLVLRQKEIELQNTQQQQQQHSST is encoded by the coding sequence ATGGAAACCAATGGACCAAGCAGTGGAATATTTCCCACCATCAATAATGGATTTCTAGGACTAGAAAACCCtttaaaacaacaacaacaacaacaacaaaaccttCAAAATCAACACACTTTACATCATCACCAAATGGTTTCATACACCAACCATCATGACAATGATCAACCAATCAAACAGAACTACCCTTATTCATCCAAAACCAACAAGCCACAACAAATCACACTAAGTGATGAAGATGAACCATGTTTTGGAGCAGAAGAAACAACATCAAGTGACCCAAAAAGAAAAGGGTCACCATGGCATAGAATGAAATGGACAGATAGCATGGTAAGACTCTTAATCATGGCAGTTTATTACATTGGTGATGAAGCAGGTGGTTCAGAAGGAATCATCATCAATGACAAAAAGAAATCTACAACTGGTTTGTTACAAAAGAAAGGTAAATGGAAATCAGTTTCTAAAGGGATGATGGAAAAAGGTTACTATGTTTCACCTCAACAATGTGAAGACAAGTTCAATGATTTGAACAAAAGGTTCAAAAGGGTCAATGATATACTTGGAAAAGGAACAGCTTGTAGAGTTGTTGAGAATCAAAGTTTGTTGGATACCATGGATTTGACACCAAAGATGAAAGAAGAAGCTAGAAAACTTTTGAACTCAAAGCACCTTTTTTTTAGAGAAATGTGTGCTTATCATAATAGTTGTGGTCATGGAAGTAACAATTTGCAACAACAATCCTCAATTGAAGCTCAACCACAACCTCAAcaacatcatcaacaacaacaaaagtgTTTGCATTCATCAAATGGAATGTTGAAATTAAAACGGAGAAgtggagaagaagaagaagaagaagacgaaGATGATGAATGGGAAGAGGAGAATGAttctgaagaagaagaagaagaagaagatgaattaTCATTTGAAGGTGGTTCTGGCTCAAAGGGTCATCATGATCAAGAAGatgagaataataataatatagatcatataagaaagaaaacaagaaaagTTTCATCACATTTGATGCAACAATTGAGTAGTGAAGTGATGAATGTGTTGCAAGATGGAGTGAAGAGTAACTGGGAGAAAAAGCAATGGATGAAGAAAAGGGAGGTGCAATTAGCAGAACAACAAATAAACTATCATGTGGAAGCATTTGAGATTGAAAAACAAAGGTTGAAATGGGCAAAGTTTAGTGGTAACAAAGAAAGGGAAATAGAGAGACATAAACTTGAAAATGAAGGGAAGAGGTTGGAAATTGATAGAATGGTTTTGGTTCTTAGACAAAAGGAGATTGAATTGCAAAACACTCAACAGCAACAGCAACAACATTCTTCTACTTAG
- the LOC101511963 gene encoding pyruvate kinase 1, cytosolic isoform X2, translated as MSVARFDFSWGDSEYHQQTLENLKESIKSTKKLCAVMLDTVGAEMQVVNKNETSISLQADSQVVLTPDQGQEASSEILPINFDGLAKSVKKGDTIFVGQYLFTGSETTSVWLEVAEISGQDVVCTIKNSATLAGALFTLHASQIHIDLPTLTEKDKEVISTWGVKNKIDFLSLSYTRHAEDVREAREFLSKLGDLSQTQIFAKIENVEGLTHFDEILQEADGIILSRGNLGIDLPPEKVFYFQKSALYKCNMAGKPAVLTRVVDSMTDNLRPTRAEATDVANAVLDGSDAILLGAETLRGLYPVETISTVGKICSEAEKVFNQDLYFKKTVKFVGEPMTHLESIASSAVRAAIKVKASVIICFTSSGRAARLIAKYRPTMPVLSVVIPRLKTNQLKWSFSGAFEARQSLIVRGLFPMLADPRHPAESTSASNESILKVALDHGKASGVIKPHDRVVICQKVGDASVVKIIELED; from the exons ATGTCtg TGGCTCGTTTTGATTTCTCTTGGGGTGACTCTGAATATCACCAACAGACTTTGGAGAATTTGAAGGAGTCTATTAAGAGTACTAAGAAGCTCTGTGCT GTTATGTTGGACACAGTGGGTGCTGAGATGCAGGTTGTTAACAAAAACGAGACATCAATTTCGCTTCAGGCTGATAGTCAGGTTGTTTTAACTCCTGATCAGGGACAAGAAGCTTCTTCAGAGATATTGCCTATCAATTTTGATGGATTGGCCAAG TCAGTGAAGAAGGGAGACACCATTTTCGTTGGTCAATACTTGTTCACAGGAAGTGAAACTACTTCTGTATGGCTAGAG GTAGCTGAAATTTCAGGGCAGGATGTTGTTTGTACTATAAAAAATTCGGCAACGTTGGCTGGGGCATTGTTTACCTTGCATGCCTCTCAAATTCATATTGATTTGCCTACCCTCACTGAGAAAGACAAAGAG GTTATTAGCACCTGGggagtaaaaaacaaaattgactTTCTATCATTGTCATATACTAGGCATGCTGAAGATGTTCGCGAG GCACGTGAATTCCTTTCGAAATTAGGTGATCTCAGTCAGACTCAAATTTTTGCAAAGATTGAAAATGTTGAG GGATTGACCCATTTTGATGAGATTCTACAAGAAGCAGATGGCATTATTCTTTCCCGTGGGAATTTGGGTATTGATCTTCCACCAGAGAAG gtattttattttcaaaagtctgCCCTTTACAAGTGTAATATGGCTGGGAAGCCTGCTGTGCTCACACGTGTTGTTGATAGCATGACCGACAACTTAAGGCCAACTCGTGCGGAAGCTACGGATGTCGCCAATGCTGTTTTAGATG GAAGTGATGCAATACTTCTGGGTGCGGAGACTTTACGTGGGTTATACCCTGTTGAGACTATTTCTACAGTTGGCAAGATTTGTTCAGAA GCTGAGAAAGTTTTCAATCAAGACCTTTATTTTAAGAAGACAGTCAAATTTGTGGGAGAACCCATGACCCATTTAGAATCCATTGCATCCTCTGCG GTAAGAGCAGCTATTAAGGTGAAGGCCTCAGTTATCATTTGCTTCACTTCATCTGGACGGGCTGCAAG ATTGATAGCAAAGTATAGGCCAACGATGCCGGTTCTCTCTGTTGTGATACCCAGACTCAAGACAAATCAGCTAAAATGGAGCTTTAGTGGAGCTTTTGAG GCAAGGCAATCACTTATTGTAAGAGGTCTTTTTCCCATGCTTGCTGATCCTCGACATCCT GCTGAATCAACAAGTGCGAGTAACGAGTCTATTCTCAAGGTAGCACTTGATCATGGAAAAGCATCAGGAGTTATAAAGCCCCATGATAGAGTTGTTATTTGTCAGAAAGTTGGTGATGCTTCTGTGGTTAAGATTATCGAGCTCGAAGATTAA
- the LOC101493499 gene encoding F-box protein PP2-A15 — MGASLSNLGSNGSTIVPSLGDIPENCVARVFLHLTPPEICNLARLNRAFRGAASADYVWQSKLPSNYQHLLRLMPTERCQNLSKKDIFAILSRPLPFDDGNKQVWLDRVTGRVCMSISAKALSITGIDDRRYWTWIPTEESRFTVVAYLQQIWWFEVDGEDDFPFPADNYTLSFRLHLGKFSKRLGRRICNYEQTHGWDIKPVIFELSTSDGQQASSECCLDETEHDGTYSNHKRGCWVDYKVGEFTVSGSEPTTKVRFSMKQIDCTHSKGGLCVDSVFIIPSDLRDRNGGGFFK; from the exons ATGGGTGCCTCGCTGTCGAACCTTGGATCCAACGGTTCGACCATCGTTCCAAGCCTCGGCGACATCCCGGAGAATTGCGTCGCTCGCGTTTTTCTTCACCTTACTCCGCCCGAGATTTGTAACTTAGCTCGTCTTAATCGCGCTTTTCGCGGCGCCGCTTCTGCTGATTACGTTTGGCAATCTAAGTTACCTTCTAACTACCAACACCTTCTCCGTTTAATGCCTACGGAACGTTGCCAGAATCTATCTAAGAAAGACATTTTCGCTATTCTATCGAGGCCGTTACCGTTTGATGACGGAAATAAG CAAGTGTGGTTGGATAGGGTTACTGGTAGGGTTTGCATGTCGATTTCGGCCAAAGCTTTGTCGATTACTGGAATTGATGATCGTAGATACTGGACTTGGATTCCAACTGAAGAATCTAG GTTCACTGTTGTAGCATATCTCCAGCAAATATGGTGGTTTGAAGTGGATGGGGAGGACGACTTTCCATTTCCTGCTGATAATTATACTCTCTCCTTTAGGCTTCATCTTGGCAAATTTTCCAAAAGGCTCGGTCGGCGCATATGCAATTATGAACAGACCCATGGTTGGGATATAAAGCCAGTGATATTTGAGTTGTCAACTTCCGATGGTCAACAAGCATCATCCGAGTGCTGCTTGGATGAAACTGAGCATGATGGGACATACAGCAATCATAAGCGAGGATGTTGGGTAGATTACAAGGTAGGTGAGTTTACTGTGAGTGGATCAGAACCTACAACTAAAGTTAGATTCTCCATGAAACAGATTGATTGTACACACTCAAAAGGTGGACTTTGTGTAGATTCTGTATTTATCATACCTAGCGATTTGAGAGACCGCAATGGAGGCggtttttttaaatga